From Choloepus didactylus isolate mChoDid1 chromosome 25 unlocalized genomic scaffold, mChoDid1.pri SUPER_25_unloc1, whole genome shotgun sequence, a single genomic window includes:
- the LOC119525360 gene encoding LOW QUALITY PROTEIN: far upstream element-binding protein 2 (The sequence of the model RefSeq protein was modified relative to this genomic sequence to represent the inferred CDS: inserted 1 base in 1 codon; deleted 2 bases in 2 codons): MSDYSTGGPPPGPPPPAGGGGGSGGAGGGPPPGPAGRGGPGRRPAPGGGXPGGGSAGGPSQPPGGGGPGIRKDAFADAVQRARQIAAKIGGDAATTVNNSTPDFGFGGQKRQLEDGDQPESKKLAAQGDSISSQLGPIHPPPRTSMTEEYRVPDGMVGLIIGRGGEQINKIQQDSGCKVQISPDSGGLPERSVSLTGAPESVQKAKMMLDDIVSRGRGGPPGQFHDNANGGQNGTVQEIMIPAGKAGLVIGKGGETIKQLQERAGVKMILIQDGSQNTNVDKPLRIIGDPYKVQQACEMVMDILRERDQGGFGDRNEYGSRIGGGIDVPVPRHSVGVVIGRSGEMIKKIQNDAGVRIQFKQDDGTGPEKIAHIMGPPDRCEHAARIINDLLQSLRSGPPGPPGGPGMPPGGRGRGRGQGNWGPPGGEMTFSIPTHKCGLVIGRGGENVKAINQQTGAFVEISRQLPPNGDPNFKLFIIRGSPQQIDHAKQLIEEKIEGPLCPVGPGPGGPGPAGPMGPFNPGPFNQGPPGAPPHAGGPPPHQYPPQGWGNTYPQWQPPAPHDPSKAAAAAADPNAAWAAYYSHYYQQPPGPVPGPAPAPAAPPTQGEPPQPPPTGQSDYTKAWEEYYKKIGQQPQQPGAPPQQDYTKAWEEYYKKQAQVATGGGPGAPPGSQPDYSAAWAEYYRQQAAYYGQTPGPGGPQPPPTQQGQQQAQ; this comes from the exons ATGTCGGACTACAGCACGGGAGGACCCCCA CCCGGGCCGCCGCCGCCCGCTGGCGGGGGC GGGGGTTCCGGGGGCGCCGGGGGAGGCCCTCCGCCGGGACCCGCCGGGCGCGGGGGACCGGGGCGGCGGCCGGCacccggcggcg ggccgggCGGGGGGTCGGCAGGGGGGCCCTCGCAGCCGCCCGGCGGGGGCGGCCCGGGGATCCGCAAAGACGCCTTCGCCGACGCCGTGCAGCGGGCCCGCCAG ATTGCAGCCAAAATTGGAGGTGATGCTGCTACGACAGTGAATAACAGCACTCCTGATTTTGGGTTTGGGGGCCAAAAGAGACAATTGGAAGATGGAG ACCAACCGGAGAGCAAGAAGCTGGCTGCCCAGGGAGACT CAATCAGTTCTCAACTTGGACCCATTCATCCTCCCCCGAG GACGTCAATGACAGAAGAGTACAGGGTCCCTGATGGCATGGTGGGACTGA TCATTGGCAGAGGAGGCGAACaaattaacaaaatccagcagGATTCAGGCTGCAAAGTACAGATTTCTCCAG ATAGTGGCGGCCTCCCAGAGCGTAGCGTGTCCTTGACCGGAGCCCCAGAATCTGTGCA GAAAGCAAAGATGATGCTGGATGACATCGTCTCTCGGGGTCGTGGTGGCCCTCCAGGACAGTTCCATGACAATGCCAACGGGGGTCAGAATGGCACAGTGCAGGAGATCATGATCCCCGCGGGCAAAGCCGGCCTGGTCATTGGCAAAGGCGGGGAGACAATTAAGCAGCTGCAG GAACGAGCTGGAGTGAAGATGATTTTAATTCAAGATGGTTCCCAGAATACAAATGTGGACAAACCTCTTCGGATTATCGGAGATCCTTATAAAGTGCAG CAAGCCTGCGAGATGGTGATGGATATCCTCCGGGAGCGTGACCAGGGTGGCTTCGGGGACCGGAATGAATACGGATCCCGGATTGGTGGGGGCATTGAT gtGCCAGTGCCCAGGCATTCTGTTGGGGTGGTTATAGGCCGGAGCGGGGAGATGATCAAGAAGATCCAGAACGATGCAGGCGTGCGGATACAGTTCAAACAAG ATGACGGGACGGGTCCTGAGAAGATAGCTCACATAATGGGACCCCCAGACAGATGTGAGCATGCAGCCCGGATCATCAATGACCTTCTCCAGAGCCTCAGG AGTGGTCCTCCAGGCCCTCCAGGAGGCCCTGGCATGCCCCCAGGGGGGCGAGGCCGGGGCAGAGGCCAAGGCAACTGGGGCCCACCTGGCGGGGAGATGACATTCTCCATCCCCACCCACAAGTGTGGGCTGGTCATCGGGCGAG GTGGCGAGAACGTGAAAGCCATAAACCAGCAGACAGGCGCCTTTGTTGAGATTTCACGGCAGCTGCCACCCAACGGGGACCCCAACTTCAAATTGTTCATCATCCGAGGCTCACCCCAGCAGATCGACCACGCCAAGCAGCTCATCGAGGAGAAGATTGAG GGTCCTCTCTGCCCAGTTGGACCAGGTCCAGGGGGACCAGGCCCCGCTGGCCCAATGGGGCCCTTCAACCCTGGGCCCTTCAATCAGGGGCCACCAGGGGCCCCCCCTCA TGCTGGGGGCCCCCCTCCTCACCAGTACCCACCCCAGGGCTGGGGCAATACCTATCCCCAGTGGCAACCACCTGCTCCTCATGACCCAA GTAAAGCAGCCGCGGCAGCGGCCGACCCCAACGCGGCCTGGGCTGCCTACTACTCGCACTACTACCAGCAGCCCCCAGGCCCTGTGCCGGGCCCCGCGCCGGCCCCCGCAGCGCCGCCCACTCAGGGCGAGCCCCCTCAGCCCCCACCCACCGGACAGTCGGACTACACCAAGGCCTGGGAGGAGTATTACAAGAAGATTG GCCAGCAGCCCCAGCAGCCTGGAGCACCCCCACAGCAGGACTACACGAAAGCCTGGGAGGAGTACTACAAAAAGCAGG CTCAAGTGGCCACTGGAGGGGGGCCGGGAGCGCCCCCAGGCTCCCAGCCGGACTACAGCGCTGCCTGGGCCGAATATTACAGGCAGCAGGCTGCTTACTACGGACAGACTCCCGGTCCTGGCGGCCCCCAGCCACCACCCACACAGCAGGGACAGCAGCAG GCTCAATGA
- the SLC25A41 gene encoding solute carrier family 25 member 41: MGAHPQEPQKPCSRVQTLFKKIKILLSKALPPPPPPPPFRNSGCAHVYGYVFGHVHGNDPKHHSSQQVLDTGEQLMVPVDVLEMDNEGTWWKFLLSGAVAGAVSRTGTAPLDRAKVYMQVYSSKTNLMNLLGGLRSMVQEGGFHSLWRGNGINVLKIAPEYAVKFSIFEQCKNYFCSENGSPPFQERLLAGSLAVAISQTLINPMEVLKTRLTLRWTGQYEGLFDCARQILEREGTRALYRGYLPNMLGIIPYACTDLAVYETLKCFWLRLGRDMEDPSSMVSLSSVTLSTTCGQMASYPLTLVRTRMQAQDTVEGSNPTMRGVFRRILAQQGLPGLYRGISPTLLKVLPAGGISYVVYEAMKKTLGVSAMS; this comes from the exons ATGGGAGCCCACCCGCAGGAACCTCAGAAGCCTTGTTCCAGGGTCCAGACCCTGTTCAAGAAGATAAAGATCTTACTCAGCaaagccctgcccccacccccacccccaccccccttccggAACTCGGGTTGTGCACACGTCTATGGGTATGTGTTTGGGCATGTGCATGGAAACGACCCCAAGCATCATTCATCACAGCAG GTGCTGGACACGGGAGAGCAGCTGATGGTCCCCGTGGATGTCCTGGAAATGGATAATGAGGGGACCTGGTGGAAGTTTCTGCTCTCGGGGGCTGTGGCTGGGGCCGTGTCTCGCACAGGCACAGCCCCTCTGGACCGAGCCAAGGTGTACATGcag GTCTACTCCTCCAAGACCAACCTCATGAACCTACTGGGGGGTCTACGGAGCATGGTCCAGGAAGGGGGCTTCCACTCCCTATGGCGGGGGAATGGTATCAATGTACTCAAGATTGCCCCCGAGTATGCCGTCAAGTTCTCCATCTTTGAGCAG TGCAAGAATTATTTCTGCAGTGAAAATGGCTCCCCACCCTTCCAGGAACGCCTTCTTGCTGGTTCCCTCGCTGTCGCCATCTCCCAGACACTCATCAACCCTATGGAG GTGCTGAAGACGCGGCTGACCTTGCGCTGGACGGGCCAGTACGAGGGGCTGTTTGACTGCGCCAGGCAGATCCTGGAACGGGAGGGCACTCGCGCCCTTTACCGTGGCTACCTGCCCAACATGCTGGGTATCATCCCCTATGCCTGCACCGACCTGGCTGTCTATGAG ACACTCAAGTGCTTCTGGCTGAGGTTGGGCAGAGACATGGAGGACCCCAGCAGCATGGTCAGTCTGTCGTCCGTGACACTGTCCACGACCTGTGGCCAGATGGCGAGTTACCCGCTGACCCTGGTGCGCACGAGGATGCAAGCCCAAG ACACCGTGGAGGGCTCGAATCCCACCATGCGCGGCGTCTTCCGGCGGATCCTCGCCCAGCAGGGCTTGCCGGGGCTGTACCGAGGCATCTCCCCCACATTACTGAAGGTGTTGCCAGCAGGTGGCATCAGCTATGTGGTGTACGAAGCCATGAAGAAAACCCTGGGTGTATCAGCAATGAGCTAA